The Halorientalis sp. IM1011 genome window below encodes:
- a CDS encoding sulfite exporter TauE/SafE family protein has protein sequence MMEVFGVSATLLATFTGFGLLIGILFGFFGMGGSFLVTPALLVMGYEPNVAVGSGLAFVFGTSVIATLKHRDLGQVDYKLGVLMIAGTTAGIEVGKIGLEYLQHIGLAGSVVSVAYVLLLGGIGAFVTRESLKGSDDDGGLEHDVDEDADIDDADIPDIAQKIQSYRIPPMMSLRGGFEVSLWMILLVAFATGLLSGFLGVGGGFIRMPALFYLIGVPVPVAVGTDLFEIVFSGGIGSFLYAQSGAVDLSIVVPLLAGSALGARLGAAATSLVEEEDIKVYFGVMLLLGAVAVAIREVGNAIQMPVLDTVSLVIILGAALLVSGAVSYSAVRELRDEAADRPVATDA, from the coding sequence ATGATGGAAGTGTTCGGCGTCAGCGCCACGTTGCTGGCGACCTTCACGGGTTTCGGCCTGCTCATCGGCATCCTCTTTGGCTTCTTCGGGATGGGCGGATCCTTCCTCGTGACGCCGGCATTGCTGGTCATGGGCTACGAGCCCAACGTCGCGGTCGGGTCCGGTCTGGCGTTCGTCTTCGGGACCTCGGTGATCGCGACGCTGAAACACCGTGATCTCGGGCAGGTCGACTACAAGCTCGGCGTGTTGATGATCGCCGGCACGACCGCAGGGATCGAGGTCGGCAAGATCGGACTGGAGTACCTCCAGCATATCGGACTGGCCGGCTCGGTCGTCAGCGTCGCCTACGTCCTCCTGCTCGGTGGCATCGGGGCGTTCGTGACCCGCGAGTCACTGAAAGGCTCCGACGACGACGGCGGCCTCGAACACGACGTCGACGAGGACGCGGACATCGACGACGCCGACATCCCCGACATCGCCCAGAAGATCCAGTCCTACCGCATCCCGCCCATGATGTCGCTCCGGGGCGGGTTCGAGGTCTCGCTGTGGATGATCCTCCTCGTGGCCTTCGCCACCGGCCTGCTGTCTGGCTTCCTGGGCGTCGGCGGCGGCTTCATCCGCATGCCCGCGCTGTTCTACCTGATCGGCGTGCCGGTGCCCGTCGCGGTCGGAACCGACCTGTTCGAGATCGTCTTCTCGGGCGGGATCGGCTCCTTCCTCTACGCCCAGTCCGGCGCGGTCGACCTGAGCATCGTCGTGCCGCTGCTGGCCGGGAGCGCGCTCGGCGCGCGCCTCGGCGCGGCCGCGACGAGCCTCGTCGAGGAAGAGGACATCAAGGTCTACTTCGGCGTCATGCTCCTGCTGGGAGCCGTCGCAGTCGCCATCCGCGAGGTCGGCAACGCGATCCAGATGCCGGTCCTCGACACGGTGAGCCTCGTGATCATCCTCGGCGCTGCGCTGCTGGTCAGTGGTGCCGTCTCCTACAGCGCCGTCCGCGAACTCCGCGACGAAGCCGCCGACCGGCCCGTCGCGACCGACGCCTGA